AAAATAATAGAAGAGTTTCAAGAAGATTTCAGAAATTTTGACGGAATAATTATTTCAGACTACGGAAAGGGAGTTATTACAAAAGAGCTTTTAAAAGCCGCAGCAGAAGTAAAAAAAAGCGGTAAAATTGTAACCCTTGACCCGAAAGAGAGAAACTTTCATTTTTATCACGACATAACCGCCATGACACCGAACATGAAAGAAACATACCAGGCTACCGGTATATATCCTAAAACGGAAGAAGAAGCTGAAATTGCAGGAAAGAAACTGATTGAAAAGTTCAAACTCGACTTTGCACTGATAACAAGAAGTGAGAAAGGTATGAGTCTAGTAAAAAAAGATAAAAGTTACCACATACCGGCAAAAGCAAAACAGGTTTATGACGTTACAGGAGCCGGCGACACAGTTATAGCAGTCCTTACTCTATCTTTAGTTGCCGGAGAAGCACCTGAAAAAGCTGCCGAGATTGCAAACATAGCAGGCGGAATTGTTGTAGGAAAACTCGGAACGGCAGCAGTTAAACCTGAAGAAATTGCAAAAGCAATAGAGGAAGGGGCATAAAGCCCCCCTCTTTACTAAAGTTTCTTGAAGCAAAGCCACCAGTCAAAGCACTCAATTTCTCCTTTTGAAGCAGATTCAAGCCTCCGTTTAACAGTTTCAACATCCGTAGCAGGTGGAATAATCACTTTATCACCGATAAGCTCGTTTTCAGGCCAGTTAGCAGGAAGTGCAACACCATTCTTATCAGACACCTGCAGTCCTTTTACTGCTCTTAAAATCTCATCAATATTCCTACCAAGTTCCTGAGGATAGTAAAGAATCAATCTTATAACTCCTTCAGGATCAACTACAAAAACTGCTCTAACCGTATTCGTTCCCTTGCCCGGATGGATAAGTCCCAAGGCGTCGGCAACTGCACCGGTATCGGCAATTATCGGAAACTCAATTTCAACTCCGAGCTTATCTTTTATCCACTCTTCCCATTTAATATGTGAAAAGACCTGGTCAACACTTAGCCCTATAAGCTCACAGTTTAGCTTGCGGAACTTATCATACCTTTTTTGAAATGCCACAAACTCCGTAGTGCAAACAGGCGTAAAATCGGCCGGATGGCTAAAAAGAACAAACCACTTCCCTTTAAACGCTTCCGGTAATTTCATTTTACCGTGTGTTGTTTGAACTTCCAATTCCGGAAATCTGTCACCTAAAAGAGGGAATCCTTTTTTCTCTTCCATGAAAACCTCCTTATGCGAATTATTTTCATTTGCATTTATAAATATAAAACACATCTTCTTTAATTGCAACCATCTCTCTTTTTTTCCGCTTAACCATTTAGAAATTACAATATTTCTTTAGATTTCTTGACAGATATATGTTAAGAATATAAATTTAGTAGTGTAGAAAAAATGCTATAAGGAGGAAAACAGAATGACGATAACCGAACTGCGGGAGATACAGGCTTTAAATACACTGGTATTTGAAACACTTGGACAACCGGAAAAGGAAAGGGAGTTTAAATTCAAGAGCCTTAAAAGATGGGGCCTGGATCTCATTGCAGGAAAAAAAGATGGTAAAGCAACCTTTTTCGTCTCTGAATACGGAAAGAGAAAAGCAGGAGATATTTATGATGAAGAAGGCATCCAATATGAAGTAACAGAAATACTCTATGAAATACCAAAAAACAAAAAACTTTTCGCTCATATAGAAATGGAAAACGGAAGAGCATATCTTGTGGGAGAACTGAGAGAAAATGACAAAAATATAGAAATCCTGAGATTACCAGCTGCATCAATGCTTCTTGCCTACTTCAAAAAACACCGCTTACACCATTTAATAGAAGCATTGAGAAATGTAGGAACAGCAACGGAGCTTGTAAAACAAAGGGGGCAGGAAGGTAAACCTTATTCATTTGAACAATTACCAAATGTAGCAAGAAGATTTTTAAGAGAAGCTAAAAAGGTGGAAAAAGAGGCAGGTTTTGGAAGGGTAGCACTTGCCTACTTTGGAGAGAATAAGGATGGTGATCCAAGGTTCAGAGTATCCTGGTTGTTGCCGACAATAGCCCTTTTTGAAATAGACATAGCAGAAAAAGCAGATA
This region of Desulfurobacterium indicum genomic DNA includes:
- the rfaE1 gene encoding D-glycero-beta-D-manno-heptose-7-phosphate kinase: MKGITEKFKGKKILVIGDLIVDEYIFGKVERISPEAPVPIVEAKNTTAKPGGAANVAVNLKTLGADPFILGVVGKDEKGNLLKKILNEKGINTSLLIEDETRPTTVKTRIIAGSQQLLRVDWESRKYLDKKILLKIIEEFQEDFRNFDGIIISDYGKGVITKELLKAAAEVKKSGKIVTLDPKERNFHFYHDITAMTPNMKETYQATGIYPKTEEEAEIAGKKLIEKFKLDFALITRSEKGMSLVKKDKSYHIPAKAKQVYDVTGAGDTVIAVLTLSLVAGEAPEKAAEIANIAGGIVVGKLGTAAVKPEEIAKAIEEGA
- a CDS encoding peroxiredoxin, which produces MEEKKGFPLLGDRFPELEVQTTHGKMKLPEAFKGKWFVLFSHPADFTPVCTTEFVAFQKRYDKFRKLNCELIGLSVDQVFSHIKWEEWIKDKLGVEIEFPIIADTGAVADALGLIHPGKGTNTVRAVFVVDPEGVIRLILYYPQELGRNIDEILRAVKGLQVSDKNGVALPANWPENELIGDKVIIPPATDVETVKRRLESASKGEIECFDWWLCFKKL
- a CDS encoding TIGR00703 family protein yields the protein MTITELREIQALNTLVFETLGQPEKEREFKFKSLKRWGLDLIAGKKDGKATFFVSEYGKRKAGDIYDEEGIQYEVTEILYEIPKNKKLFAHIEMENGRAYLVGELRENDKNIEILRLPAASMLLAYFKKHRLHHLIEALRNVGTATELVKQRGQEGKPYSFEQLPNVARRFLREAKKVEKEAGFGRVALAYFGENKDGDPRFRVSWLLPTIALFEIDIAEKADKILAAFK